From the genome of Burkholderia pyrrocinia:
CGTGTCGCGCAGGCGCGCCGCATCGGCGACACGCACGCCGCGGCAGCCCATCCCTTCGGCGAGCGCGACGAAATCCAGGTCGGGCAGATCGGTGCCCTGCACGGTGTCGCCGGGGCCGAAGCCGAACACCGGCGCGAAATCCTGCAGCGCCGCGTAGCGCCGGTTGTTCAGGATCACGAACGTGATCGGCAGCTTCAACTGCGCGGCGCTCCACAGTGCCTGGATCGAATACAGGCTCGACCCGTCGCCGATCAGCCCGATCACGCGCCGGCCCGGCTGCGCGAGCGCGACGCCGACGGCGGCCGGCATCCCGTAGCCGAGCCCGCCGCTGTCCATCGTGTAGAACGTGCCGCTGCGCGTGAACGGCAGGTGTTCCTGCATCACGGGCCGCGCGCTCGGCGCTTCCTCGACGACGATGTCCTGCGCGTCGCGCACGTCGGCGAGCGTCTGCAGCGCGAACGCGGCCGACATGCGCTCGCCGCCGGCCGGCGCGTCGACGCGCGCGCGGGGCGGCCGCGGTGCGGGCATCGGCCGCTCGGGCGGCGCCGGTCGCGCCAGCAGATCGCGCGCCGCGAGCCGCAGGTTGCCGACGACCGCATCGCCCGACGGCGTCCACGCGGCAACGCCCGGATCGTCGACGAGCTGCACGAGCGTCGCACCCGGCGGCACGTGCGGGCCGAAGCCCTCGATGTGATAGGTGAACGCGGGCGCGCCGAACGCGAACACGAGGTCGTGCCCGTCGAGCCGCGCGACGATCTTCTCGCGGATCGCGGGCAGGAAGCCGGCGAACAGCGGATGGTCCTCGGGGAAGCTGCAGCGCCCCGACATCGGTGCGACGTACACGCGCGCACGGTGCCGCTCGGCGAGCCGCACGACGTCATCCCACGCACCCGCGCGATCGACGGCCGCGCCGACCACGAACGCGGGGCGCCGTGCGGCGTCGAGCGCGTCGCCGAGCCGCGCGAGCGCGTCGGGATCGGGCCGCACGACGCTGCTGACGTCGCGCCGCGGCAGCAGCTCGGCCGGCTGGTCCCAGTCATCGACCGGGATCGACACGAACACGGGCCCGCGCGGCTCCTGCATCGCGATGCGGTACGCCCGCGCGATCGCGGCCGGCACGTCCTGCGCACGCGCGGGCTCGATGCTCCATTTCACGTACGGCTTCGGCAGCTCGGCGGCCTGGGTCGCGCCGAGGAACGGGTCGAACGGCAAGATCGCGCGCGCCTGCTGGCCCGCGGTCACGATCAGCGGCGTGCGGTTCTTGAACGCGGTAAAGAGATTGCCCATTGCGTTGCCGACGCCCGCCGCCGAATGCAGGTTGACGACCGCCGCATTGCCGGTGGCCTGCGCATGGCCGTCGGCCATCCCGACCACGACGGCCTCGTGCAGGCCGAGCACGTAGCGGAAATCGGCAGGGAAGTCGCGGAACATCGGCAGCTCGGTCGAGCCGGGATTGCCGAACACGCGGTCGATGCCGAACTGGCGAAGCAGGTCGATGACCGCATCGCGAACGGTGATCGATGCGGCGGATGGGGGCGGATGGCCGGACATGCTCTGCGCTCCTCGATGGCTTGGCGGTTTCCACAGTATCGAAGCGCAAGCCATTCTCGGATACTGTATTTTTTGCGATAAGCCATTACATTCCGGCATGACTTTCGATCTCCGACAATTGCGCGCCTTCACGACGATCGTCGCGTGCGGCAGCCTCGGCCGCGCGGCCGACGCGCTGCACGTGACGCAGCCGGCGCTGAGCCGGATCCTGAAGCGGCTCGAGGACCAGGTCGGCGCGCCGCTGTTCGAGCGCCATTCGAAGGGCGTGCAGCTCACCGCGTTCGGCGACGCGCTGCTGCCGCATGCGACGCTGCTGCAGCACGAGGCCGAGCACGCGCGCGAGGAGCTCGACGCGATGCGCGGGTTCGCGAAGGGCACGATCAAGGTCGGCACGGTGGGCAGCATCGCGAGCCTCGTGCTGCCGGTCGCGGTCGGCCGCGTGCTCGACCGCTGGCCGAACCTGCGCGTCGAGATCCTCGAAGGCGTGTGGGACCGCCTCGCCGACGGATTGAACAAGCACGAGATCGATCTCGCGCTGTCCGCGCACGGGCCCGACACCGACGAGATCGTCGCGATTCCCGAGTGCCGCTGGGAAGATCGCAGCCATATCGTTGCGGCGCCGCACCATCCGCTGCGCGCGCTCGGCCGCGCGCCGACGCTTGCCGATACGCTGCACGCGCGCTGGGCGATTCCGCCGCGCGGCACCGCGCCGTTCGACCACATGCGCGCGACCTTCGACGCGCACGGGCTCGCGCTGCCCGACATCGCGGTCGAAACGCGCTCGGTCACGACGCTGAAGAGTCTCGTCGCGCATGCCGGTTTCCTGAGCTGGATGGCCGAGCCGATGTACGGCGCCGAGCAGGCCGCCGGCACGATCGACACGCTGCCGGTGCGGGAGGTCGTCGCGGTGCGCACGCTCACCGCGTTCCGGCGCCGCCACGGCATCCTGCCTGGGCCGGCCGGCAAGCTGCTCGACGAACTCGTCGCGCTTACGCGCGAAGGGCGCTGACGCCCTTTCCCGACCGGCGCCTGTTCGCGCCCCTTCGCCTCCCTTCCCGCGCTGCCCGCTCGCCGCCGCAGCGCACCATCGAAATGCCGTCTCCCCGCCTTGACTTTCGCCCGCCCGAATACGATCATTCGCTCACATGACGAGCAAATGATCTCGTCGACAGGAAAGACTGGCACGAACAGGAGACACCGGATGAGCGAATCGTCCTCCGCCCGCGCGCCCGTGCTGCTGCACATCGGCGCGGGCTCGTTTCACCGCGCGCACCAGGCGTGGTATCTGCATCGCGTGAACGCGGCCGTGCCGGCCGACGAACGCTGGTCGCTGACCGTCGGCAACATCCGCGACGACATGCGCGCGACGATGGACGCGCTCGCCGCGCAGCACGGCGAATACGCGCTCGAAACGGTCACGCCGCAAGGCGAGCGCGCGTACGAGACGATCCGTGCGATCACGCGCGTGCTGCCCTGGTCGATCGACCTCGCCGCGCTGATCGACGCCGGCGCCGACCCGGCCTGCCGGATCGTGTCGTTCACCGTCACCGAAGGCGGCTACTACCTCGACGAACACAACCGGCTCGACATCGCGAATGCCGATCTCGCGGCCGACCTGCAGGGCGCGCGCACGACGCTGTACGGCGCGCTCGCGGCGCTGCTCGCCGAACGCATGCAGCGCGGCGCGGGCCCGCTCACGCTGCAGAGCTGCGACAACCTGCGCAACAACGGCGCACGCTTTCGCGCGGGGATGCGCGAATTCCTCGAACGGCGCGGCGAAGCCGACCTGCTCGCATGGTTCGATGCGAACGTCGCCACGCCGAGCGCGATGGTCGACCGCATCACGCCGCGCCCGACCGCCGACGTGCGCGAACGCGTGCTCGCGGCCACCGGCATCGACGACGCCTGCCCGGTGATGGGCGAATCGTTCATCCAGTGGGTGATCGAGGACCGCTTCGCGGCGGGCCGGCCGCGCTGGGAGCTGGCCGGCGCGGAACTCGTCGACGACGTGCACCCGTACGAGGAAGCGAAGATCCGCATCCTCAATGCGACGCACAGCTGCATCGCGTGGGCCGGCACGCTCGCGGGCTACAGCTACATTCACGAAGGCACGCACGACGCGGCGATCCGGCGCTTCGCGCACGACTACGTGACGCAGGACGTGATCCCGTGCCTCACGCCGAGCCCGCTCGATCTCGCACGCTACCGCGACGTCGTGCTCGAGCGCTTCGGCAACCCGTACGTGCTCGACACGAACCAGCGCGTCGCGGCCGACGGCTTCTCGAAGATCCCCGGCTTCATCGCGCCGACGCTCGTCGAATCGTTCGCGCGCGGCGCGGCGCCGGTCGCCACCGCGGTGCTGCCCGCGCTGTTCCTGCGCTTTCTCGAACGCTGGGCGCGCGGCACGCTGCCGTACGCGTACCAGGACGGCGTGATGGACGAAAGCGCCGCACGGGCGATCGTCGAAGCCGACGACCCCGTCGTCGCGCTGTGCGCGAGCCGCCCGCTGTGGGGCTCGCTCGCCGGCAACGCCGCGCTGTTCGAGGCGCTGCGCGCCGCGCTCGCGCGCGTCGACGCATGGCTCGCGCAGCGCTGACGCGCGACAGCCGGCGCCCGGCCGCGCAGCCGGGCAAACCCGCTTGGCACATGCCGTGCGGCACGGCTAAAGTAGCGACTCCTCTCTGACGGAACGGATCGTTCATGTATCTCGGCATCGACCTCGGCACTTCGGAAGTGAAGGTGCTGCTGCTCGCCCCGGACGGTGCGGTCGTCGGCACCGCCGGCTCGCCGTTTACCGTGTCGCGGCCGCATCCGCGCTGGGCCGAACAGCATCCGGACGACTGGTGGCAAGGCACGCTCGCCGCGCTCGCGGCGCTGCGCGAACGGCATCCGCAAGCGTTCGCGGCCGTGCGCGGCATCGGCCTGTCGGGCCAGATGCACGGCGCCGTGCTGCTCGGCCGCGACGACCGCGTGCTGCGCCCCGCGATCCTGTGGAACGACATGCGCAGCGCCGACGAATGCGCGCTGCTCACCGAACGCGCGCCCGATCTCCACGCCCTCGCCGGCAATCTCGCAATGCCGGGCTTCACCGCGCCGAAACTGCTGTGGGTCGCGAAGCACGAACCCGACGTGTTCGCGGCGACCGCATGCGTGCTGATGCCGAAGGACTACCTGCGGTTCCGGCTGACCGGCGCGAAGGTGTCCGACCCGTCGGACGCGGCCGGCACGCTGTGGCTCGACGTCGCGCGCCGCGAATGGTCCGACGCGCTGCTCGCCGCATGCGGGATGACGCGCGACCAGATGCCGCGCATCGTCGAGGGCAACGCGCCGTCCGGCACGCTGCGCGCCGATGTCGCGCGCGAGCTCGGGCTGTCGGAGGCCGTCGTGGTGGCCGGCGGCGGCGGCGACAACGCGACGAGCGCACTCGGCATCGGCGCGATCCACGCCGGCGACGGCTTCGTGTCGCTCGGCACGTCGGGCGTGCTGAGCGTGGTCGGCGACCGTTTCATGCCGAATCCCGCATCGGCCGTGCATGCGTTCTGCCATGCGATTCCCGATCGCTGGCAATTGATGAGCGTCGTGCTGTCGGCCGCGAGCTGCCTGCGCTGGGTCTGCAAGCTGACGGGCACCGACGAGCCCGCGCTGCTCGCCGAAGTCGAGGCGCTCGATGCCGACGCGCTCGCGACGGCGCCGCTGTTCCTGCCCTACCTGTCCGGCGAGCGCACGCCGCACAACGATCCGTATGCGCAAGGCGTGTTCTTCGGGATGACGCACGCGACCGAACGCGCGCATCTCGGCTACGCGGTGCTCGAAGGCGTGACGCTCGGCCTCGCCGACGGTCTCGACGCGCTGCATGCGGCCGGCGTCGAAACCGACCAGTTGTCGCTGA
Proteins encoded in this window:
- the mdlC gene encoding benzoylformate decarboxylase yields the protein MSGHPPPSAASITVRDAVIDLLRQFGIDRVFGNPGSTELPMFRDFPADFRYVLGLHEAVVVGMADGHAQATGNAAVVNLHSAAGVGNAMGNLFTAFKNRTPLIVTAGQQARAILPFDPFLGATQAAELPKPYVKWSIEPARAQDVPAAIARAYRIAMQEPRGPVFVSIPVDDWDQPAELLPRRDVSSVVRPDPDALARLGDALDAARRPAFVVGAAVDRAGAWDDVVRLAERHRARVYVAPMSGRCSFPEDHPLFAGFLPAIREKIVARLDGHDLVFAFGAPAFTYHIEGFGPHVPPGATLVQLVDDPGVAAWTPSGDAVVGNLRLAARDLLARPAPPERPMPAPRPPRARVDAPAGGERMSAAFALQTLADVRDAQDIVVEEAPSARPVMQEHLPFTRSGTFYTMDSGGLGYGMPAAVGVALAQPGRRVIGLIGDGSSLYSIQALWSAAQLKLPITFVILNNRRYAALQDFAPVFGFGPGDTVQGTDLPDLDFVALAEGMGCRGVRVADAARLRDTLTDALHAATPVVVEVEIA
- a CDS encoding LysR family transcriptional regulator; this encodes MTFDLRQLRAFTTIVACGSLGRAADALHVTQPALSRILKRLEDQVGAPLFERHSKGVQLTAFGDALLPHATLLQHEAEHAREELDAMRGFAKGTIKVGTVGSIASLVLPVAVGRVLDRWPNLRVEILEGVWDRLADGLNKHEIDLALSAHGPDTDEIVAIPECRWEDRSHIVAAPHHPLRALGRAPTLADTLHARWAIPPRGTAPFDHMRATFDAHGLALPDIAVETRSVTTLKSLVAHAGFLSWMAEPMYGAEQAAGTIDTLPVREVVAVRTLTAFRRRHGILPGPAGKLLDELVALTREGR
- the dalD gene encoding D-arabinitol 4-dehydrogenase; this encodes MSESSSARAPVLLHIGAGSFHRAHQAWYLHRVNAAVPADERWSLTVGNIRDDMRATMDALAAQHGEYALETVTPQGERAYETIRAITRVLPWSIDLAALIDAGADPACRIVSFTVTEGGYYLDEHNRLDIANADLAADLQGARTTLYGALAALLAERMQRGAGPLTLQSCDNLRNNGARFRAGMREFLERRGEADLLAWFDANVATPSAMVDRITPRPTADVRERVLAATGIDDACPVMGESFIQWVIEDRFAAGRPRWELAGAELVDDVHPYEEAKIRILNATHSCIAWAGTLAGYSYIHEGTHDAAIRRFAHDYVTQDVIPCLTPSPLDLARYRDVVLERFGNPYVLDTNQRVAADGFSKIPGFIAPTLVESFARGAAPVATAVLPALFLRFLERWARGTLPYAYQDGVMDESAARAIVEADDPVVALCASRPLWGSLAGNAALFEALRAALARVDAWLAQR
- the xylB gene encoding xylulokinase → MYLGIDLGTSEVKVLLLAPDGAVVGTAGSPFTVSRPHPRWAEQHPDDWWQGTLAALAALRERHPQAFAAVRGIGLSGQMHGAVLLGRDDRVLRPAILWNDMRSADECALLTERAPDLHALAGNLAMPGFTAPKLLWVAKHEPDVFAATACVLMPKDYLRFRLTGAKVSDPSDAAGTLWLDVARREWSDALLAACGMTRDQMPRIVEGNAPSGTLRADVARELGLSEAVVVAGGGGDNATSALGIGAIHAGDGFVSLGTSGVLSVVGDRFMPNPASAVHAFCHAIPDRWQLMSVVLSAASCLRWVCKLTGTDEPALLAEVEALDADALATAPLFLPYLSGERTPHNDPYAQGVFFGMTHATERAHLGYAVLEGVTLGLADGLDALHAAGVETDQLSLIGGGARSAFWAQLIADALNVRTRQIGGGETGAALGAARLGWLAVGGDPQTVLTKPPVRTEYAPDAARHALLRERLDAFRALYRHVRPLYEPSRARLA